A genome region from Anopheles stephensi strain Indian chromosome 2, UCI_ANSTEP_V1.0, whole genome shotgun sequence includes the following:
- the LOC118506735 gene encoding HEAT repeat-containing protein 5B isoform X5, producing MVDKIRFPSSVDNMGHIENLSLFRYIRDAATLSLKHFPQLHPFEPAAGGGGGATDAEDEAEAELSARMELSHSLTLNEAALNQLPEQKRPVFIFEWLRFLDKVLVAAQKSDIKGCQKKLVEQLTQHIQGAPGPPTRKLIARCLATLFSVGDTFLLFETVNKCNDILKNKDDSPSYLPTRLAAICVVGCMYEKLGRMMGRSYEETVQILLKSLKNAESQSRIEIMMTLEKVCAGMGSAIANVHKDIYKAVRYCLTDRVMAVRVAASNCLLEMTKHAPFLYTSELESLASLCFRAFDSCNYEVRCAVAKLLGTLIACTQNGSLRNFSSMTASASSTKSLRPVSLDEALGVLMSGFLRGGVSFLKGTGEIIKGSSGVNREVRVGVTHAYVVFVQTMGGLWLERNLQPFLVHVLDLVANPKAASSHVDAVYSRKCINFILRSVIGKMLGEKAQSSACKELIHLIAKQMNSIDFNPENAKDSNQETLFSQHLLVCALQELGSLVLLLGTTAQNLLADQSLNFIDAICAVLIHPCMAARLAAAWCLRCVCVAVPSQITPLIDRFIEAIEKMRTSPDAISGYSGALAAVLGGVRYSPLGIPHTRGKIIFNTAEELLRTASQNSRLSLNRTQAGWLLIGAIMTLGVPVVKGLLPRMLLLWRNAFPRSTKELESEKARGDAFTWQVTLEGRAGALSVMHSFLLHCPELVTDDITRRLLTPIESALAMLINITSVLKNYGQHLKAPTAMVRLRLYETLSLLPANALESSYTHLLRMLVSEFTLTENPANTTTSFLRQMCHGDDSIILGTWLQDTDHRTIEDQLQPNSAAGSGALEHDACCLYRGIAAGEQCPGPLPLGVAVIDMSVILFGLIFPKVANKHRLQMLEHFGECIKHAKSSRQEAVQMNIFTALLSGLKGLTETKAAIGQEDVRKSATNLIIGALTSANPILRCAAGEALGRIAQVVGDSRVTAELAQTSFDRLKSARDVVTRTGHSLALGCLHRYVGGMGSSQHLNTSVSILLALAQDGSSPVVQVWSLYALSLIADSGGPMFRGYVEPSLSLALKLLLTVPQSHVDVHQCIGRVLSALITTIGPELQMDSNSVATARSSFLCAAAIMQAHSDPLVQAEATGCLQQLHLFAPRNVNLSSLVPNLCQNLSSNYLMLRKAAVSCLRQLTTREAKEVCEHAANLVSDEDRYALSDYGLPGVLFGMLDTESDSQMVRNIHDTITSMLQILAAENLSQWLSMCKNVLTVASDASVGADGGAAVGTTGAAGGAGTGTGAGSGAGATAGKDGTADGGDGDDGDDDDDDDDDNMEFHAEDHQATHPAVQPRWPTRVFAAECVRKVIATCENASANHFDLLAAKEMQMTKSRGDFLVLHLSDLIRMAFMAATSDSDQLRLEGLKTLQEIIDKFAHVPEPEFPGHLLLEQFQAQVGAALRPAFSQDTPSHVTAAACEVCSAWIGSGVARDLNDLRRVHQLLVSNLSKLNSRTNSTQLYNESMATLEKLSILKAWGQVYIMAMVGHGAAPASQMLKTLSTVGVGNHSSHLAVPAAAQPKEFSRLAYDDEFGDFESRGESLLSLVQPELENLSKHWLAALKDYALLSLPAEYASQLPHDGGAFYTNDTMNLSKPHYLISWPPILYAAALWLNAEGFQKDENHQQQLSREQEEDKANANDAPNTTAPKGQTATTTTTTISHGSPSADRFHLIFGICMEALCSTRTNEKLDSVIACLQSLYTVFDSAWSREMLMQNKTLPVELCNVLHRLILTRDSVEVQYLCISILKQTIAAANECLEREKEEERRNKRNASGADDANAAENGNSVTDPHTLDVAVDYLGEGGEEGEILPGKSLVYAVLEVVLCLLARQIPGMNPSQSTRVANEQLQRQLAQAQNGLIKLGDDNCLLVASAIQSLTDLPTLCSPRGALSILPTVLYLTTGVIKEVATKSIHDESLIASTNVVVQAAIQLLKVLATHRYAKHDDAQSGGEWRKLLQSALGRIIDLTKTGCEETKMDEVTVMLAIAVFLLHSPAGVASVPNLQYPCINHFRQCVQSASLPVRLKCVQTMRSIFANGELRVSTPYIHALAPRLIEHLYSEQARNPANEQELALVLEGITTVETLIALAEPQNRIQMLTLLVPILINYLDDPEQQPQQRTTKPKYVTALNDHAIQWLMKIGLKYPQEFKTFMAQAPELRRKLEAAIKRSQMNATLQKSKSEAANAAARNSAAQQQKPTIQLKTDFSNFSFA from the exons ATGGTGGACAAAATCCGTTTCCCCAGCAGCGTGGACAATATGGGACACATCGAAAATCTATCGCTGTTTCG ATACATTCGCGACGCAGCGACCTTGTCGTTAAAACACTTCCCTCAGCTTCATCCGTTCGAAccggctgctggtggtggtggtggagcgaCCGACGCAGAAGACGAAGCAGAAGCCGAACTAAGCGCCAGAATGGAGCTTTCGCACAGCCTCACGTTGAACGAGGCCGCCCTCAACCAGCTGCCCGAGCAGAAACGACCCGTGTTTATCTTTGAATGGTTGCGCTTCCTCGACAAGGTGCTGGTGGCGGCCCAAAAGTCCGACATCAAGGGCTGCCAGAAGAAGCTGGTGGAACAGCTCACGCAACACATCCAGGGCGCACCGGGCCCTCCGACGCGCAAGCTAATCGCCCGCTGCCTAGCGACCCTGTTCTCCGTCGGCGATACGTTTCTGCTGTTCGAAACGGTAAACAAGTGCAATGACATACTGAAGAACAAGGACGATTCGCCCAGCTATCTGCCGACCCGGCTGGCCGCGATCTGCGTGGTCGGTTGCATGTACGAAAAGCTTGGCCGCATGATGGGCCGCTCGTACGAGGAGACGGTACAGATATTGCTGAAATCGCTCAAGAATGCCGAATCGCAGTCGCGCATCGAAATCATGATGACGCTCGAGAAGGTGTGCGCCGGCATGGGTTCGGCCATCGCGAACGTGCACAAGGACATCTACAAAGCGGTACGGTACTGTCTCACCGATCGCGTGATGGCGGTCCGGGTGGCCGCCTCCAACTGTCTGCTCGAGATGACCAAGCACGCCCCGTTTCTGTACACGTCCGAGCTGGAAAGTTTGGCTTCGCTGTGCTTCCGCGCGTTCGACAGCTGCAACTATGAGGTGCGGTGTGCGGTGGCCAAGCTGCTCGGTACGCTCATAGCGTGCACCCAGAACGGGAGCTTGCGCAACTTTAGCAGCATGACGGCGTCTGCCTCGAGCACGAAATCGCTCCGCCCGGTGTCGCTCGACGAAGCGCTCGGCGTGCTAATGTCGGGCTTTCTGCGGGGCGGTGTATCGTTCCTGAAGGGGACGGGTGAAATCATCAAGGGCAGCTCGGGTGTGAACCGTGAGGTGCGGGTCGGTGTCACCCATGCGTACGTGGTGTTTGTGCAGACGATGGGCGGCCTGTGGTTGGAACGGAACCTGCAACCGTTCCTTGTGCACGTGCTGGATTTGGTGGCGAATCCGAAGGCGGCCTCGTCCCACGTGGATGCGGTGTACTCGCGCAAATGCATCAACTTCATACTGCGCTCCGTTATTGGGAAGATGCTCGGCGAGAAGGCACAGTCGTCGGCGTGCAAGGAGCTGATCCATCTGATCGCCAAGCAGATGAACTCGATCGACTTTAATCCGGAAAATGCCAAGGACTCGAACCAGGAGACACTGTTCAGCCAGCATCTGCTCGTCTGCGCGCTACAGGAGCTGGGCagtttggtgctgctgcttggcACCACGGCCCAGAACTTGCTCGCCGACCAGTCGCTTAACTTTATCGACGCCATCTGTGCCGTGCTGATCCATCCGTGTATGGCCGCCCGGCTCGCAGCCGCTTGGTGTTTGCGGTGCGTTTGCGTTGCGGTGCCAAGCCAGATCACGCCGCTCATCGATCGGTTTATTGAGGCGATCGAAAAGATGCGCACCTCGCCGGATGCGATCTCCGGGTACAGTGGGGCACTGGCGGCAGTGCTGGGCGGGGTGCGCTACTCGCCCCTGGGCATACCGCACACGCGGGGCAAAATCATTTTCAACACTGCGGAAGAACTGCTGCGCACCGCTAGTCAAAACAGTCGCCTGTCGCTGAACCGAACGCAGGCCGGATGGTTGCTGATTGGAGCCATCATGACGCTGGGTGTGCCGGTGGTGAAAGGTCTGCTGCCGCgcatgttgctgctgtggcgCAATGCTTTCCCGCGATCGACGAAGGAGCTGGAGTCGGAAAAGGCGCGCGGTGACGCATTCACCTGGCAGGTTACGCTAGAGGGCCGTGCCGGAGCGCTATCCGTGATGCACAGCTTCCTGCTGCACTGTCCCGAGCTCGTTACGGACGATATTACGCGCCGGCTGCTAACGCCCATCGAAAGCGCGCTAGCAATGCTGATCAA CATAACATCGGTGCTGAAAAACTATGGCCAACACTTGAAAGCACCGACCGCAATGGTGCGATTGCGACTGTACGAAACCCTCTCGCTGCTGCCGGCAAACGCACTGGAATCGTCGTACACCCATCTGCTCCGCATGCTGGTGTCGGAATTTACCCTCACGGAAAACCCGGCCAACACGACCACCTCCTTCCTGCGCCAGATGTGCCACGGCGATGATTCCATCATACTGGGCACCTGGCTACAGGACACCGATCATCGCACGATCGAAGATCAG CTTCAACCGAACAGTGCCGCAGGATCGGGCGCACTCGAGCACGATGCCTGCTGTCTGTACCGTGGGATCGCCGCCGGTGAGCAGTGTCCCGGCCCGTTACCGCTCGGCGTTGCCGTGATCGACATGTCCGTCATACTGTTCGGGCTCATCTTTCCGAAGGTCGCCAACAAGCACCGGTTGCAGATGCTGGAACACTTTGGCGAGTGTATCAAGCACGCGAAAAGCTCGCGCCAGGAAGCGGTCCAGATGAACATTTTCACCGCACTGCTGAGCGGGCTGAAGGGATTGACCGAAACGAAGGCAGCGATCGGGCAGGAGGACGTGCGCAAGAGTGCGACGAATTTGATCATTGGCGCGCTCACGAGCGCCAACCCGATACTGCGCTGTGCGGCTGGTGAAGCGCTAGGACGTATCGCGCAGGTGGTGGGTGATTCGCGTGTCACGGCCGAACTGGCGCAGACCAGCTTCGATCGGCTGAAGTCGGCCCGGGATGTGGTGACGCGTACGGGACATTCGTTAGCGCTCGGTTGCTTGCACCGGTACGTCGGTGGCATGGGTTCGTCGCAGCATCTGAACACGAGCGTGTCGATTTTGCTGGCCCTGGCACAGGATGGCAGTTCGCCGGTGGTGCAAGTGTGGTCACTGTACGCCCTATCGCTGATAGCAGACTCCGGTGGTCCGATGTTCCGCGGATACGTTGAACCGTCGCTTTCGCTCGcgctgaagctgctgctgacggtGCCGCAGTCGCACGTCGACGTGCACCAGTGCATTGGGCGCGTACTGAGCGCATTGATTACCACGATCGGGCCCGAATTGCAGATGGATTCGAATTCCGTTGCCACCGCACGTTCTTCGTTCCTGTGTGCGGCGGCGATCATGCAAGCACATTCCGACCCGCTGGTGCAAGCGGAAGCGACGGGATGCTTGCAGCAGCTGCACCTGTTCGCTCCGCGCAACGTCAACCTGTCCTCGCTTGTTCCTAACCTGTGCCAGAACCTGAGCAGCAACTATCTAATGCTGCGCAAGGCGGCGGTGTCCTGTTTGCGGCAGCTCACGACGCGCGAAGCAAAGGAAGTGTGCGAGCACGCGGCCAATCTCGTAAGCGACGAGGATCGCTACGCACTGTCGGATTACGGGTTGCCCGGCGTGCTGTTCGGGATGCTTGACACGGAGAGCGACAGCCAGATGGTGCGAAACATTCACGATACGATCACCTCGATGCTGCAGATACTGGCGGCGGAGAATTTATCCCAGTGGTTGAGCATGTGCAAGAACGTGCTTACCGTCGCGTCGGACGCGTCTGTCGGTGCGGACGGTGGAGCTGCCGTTGGGACGACTGGTGCGGCAGGTGGTGCAGGCACAGGAACGGGCGCGGGAAGTGGGGCGGGAGCCACCGCAGGAAAGGATGGCACTGCCGATGGGGGCGACGGggacgatggcgatgatgacgacgatgacgacgacgacaataTGGAGTTCCACGCGGAAGATCATCAAGCGACCCATCCGGCGGTACAACCGCGCTGGCCGACGCGCGTATTTGCGGCCGAATGCGTGCGCAAGGTAATTGCCACGTGCGAAAATGCCAGCGCGAACCACTTCGATCTGCTGGCCGCAAAGGAGATGCAGATGACGAAATCGCGCGGCGACTTCCTGGTGCTGCATCTGTCCGACCTGATCCGGATGGCGTTTATGGCCGCGACGAGTGATTCGGACCAGCTGCGGCTCGAGGGCCTCAAAACGTTGCAGGAAATTATAGACAAGTTCGCGCACGTACCGGAACCCGAGTTCCCCGGCCATTTGCTGCTCGAGCAGTTTCAGGCGCAGGTCGGTGCGGCGCTAAGGCCCGCCTTTTCCCAGGACACTCCGTCGCACGTGACGGCAGCGGCGTGTGAGGTTTGCAGCGCGTGGATCGGGTCCGGGGTGGCGCGTGATTTGAACGATCTGCGCCGCGTCCATCAGCTGCTCGTGTCGAACCTGAGCAAGCTGAACAGCCGCACGAACAGTACCCAGCTGTACAACGAAAGCATGGCCACGCTGGAGAAGCTGAGCATCCTGAAGGCTTGGGGCCAGGTGTACATTATGGCGATGGTTGGCCACGGGGCCGCTCCCGCTAGTCAGATGCTGAAAACGCTCAGTACCGTCGGGGTGGGCAATCATTCCTCTCATCTGGCCGTTCCGGCCGCGGCACAACCGAAAGAATTCAGCCGGCTAGCGTACGACGATGAGTTTGGCGATTTCGAAAGCCGTGGCGAAAGTTTGCTGTCGCTAGTGCAGCCGGAACTGGAAAATCTGTCCAAGCACTGGTTGGCGGCGTTGAAGGATTACGCGCTGCTGTCCCTGCCGGCGGAGTACGCGAGTCAGCTACCGCACGATGGTGGCGCATTCTACACGAACGACACGATGAACCTATCGAAACCGCACTACCTTATCTCGTGGCCACCGATTCTGTATGCGGCCGCGCTTTGGCTCAATGCGGAAGGGTTCCAGAAGGATGaaaaccaccagcaacagctgTCCCGTGAGCAGGAGGAAGATAAGGCAAATGCGAACGATGCGCCCAACACGACGGCACCCAAGGGACAgacggcaacgacgacgacgacgacgatatcGCACGGTAGCCCAAGTGCGGATCGGTTCCATCTCATCTTTGGCATCTGTATGGAGGCGCTGTGCAGTACGCGGACGAACGAAAAGCTGGACAGTGTTATCGCCTGCCTGCAGTCGCTGTACACCGTGTTCGATTCGGCCTGGTCGCGCGAGATGCTGATGCAGAACAAAACGCTCCCGGTGGAGCTGTGCAACGTGCTGCACCGGTTGATACTGACCCGGGACAGTGTGGAGGTGCAGTATTTGTGTATTTCCATTCTGAAGCAAACGATAGCGGCCGCCAACGAGTGTTTGGAGCGAGAGAAGGAAGAGGAACGGCGTAACAAGCGGAACGCTTCCGGTGCAGATGATGCAAACGCGGCCGAGAATGGGAATAGCGTGACGGATCCTCACACCCTGGACGTGGCAGTGGACTATCTGGGGGAGGGTGGCGAAGAGGGTGAAATTCTCCCGGGCAAGTCGCTGGTGTACGCAGTGCTGGAGGTGGTGCTTTGCCTGCTCGCTCGCCAGATTCCCGGCATGAACCCGTCGCAGAGCACGCGCGTAGCGAACGAGCAGCTGCAGCGTCAGCTGGCCCAGGCACAAAACGGACTGATAAAGCTGGGCGACGATAACTGTTTGCTGGTGGCAAGTGCAATCCAAAGCTTAACCGACCTCCCGACACTGTGCTCGCCGCGCGGTGCCCTCTCTATCCTGCCGACCGTGCTGTACCTCACCACGGGCGTCATAAAGGAGGTGGCGACCAAATCCATTCACGACGAGTCGTTGATTGCGAGCACGAACGTCGTGGTGCAGGCGGCCATACAGCTGCTGAAAGTGCTCGCCACCCATCGGTACGCCAAGCACGACGATGCACAGTCcggtggcgaatggcgcaagCTGCTGCAGAGCGCACTCGGTCGCATAATCGATCTCACCAAGACGGGCTGCGAGGAAACGAAGATGGACGAGGTGACGGTAATGCTGGCGATCGCCGTCTTCCTGCTACACTCACCGGCCGGCGTGGCGTCGGTGCCGAATCTGCAGTACCCGTGCATCAACCACTTTCGCCAATGCGTCCAGAGTGCGTCGCTCCCGGTACGGCTCAAGTGCGTACAGACGATGCGCTCGATCTTTGCGAACGGTGAGCTGCGGGTGTCGACGCCCTACATCCACGCGTTAGCGCCGAGGCTGATCGAGCACCTCTACTCGGAGCAGGCGCGCAATCCGGCCAACGAACAGGAGCTGGCGCTGGTGCTGGAAGGCATTACGACGGTCGAAACGCTGATTGCGCTGGCGGAACCACAGAATC GCATACAGATGCTAACCTTGCTCGTGCCCATCCTCATCAACTATCTGGACGACCCGGAacagcagccacagcagcgAACTACCAAACCGAAGTACGTGACCGCACTGAACGATCACGCCATACAGTGGCTCATGAAGATTGGCCTCAAGTACCCGCAAGAGTTCAAAACGTTCATGGCGCAAGCGCCGGAACTGCGGCGCAAGCTGGAAGCGGCCATCAAGCGCAGCCAGATGAATGCGACGCTGCAGAAGAGTAAGAGCGAGGCGGCAAATGCGGCCGCACGGAACAGTGCCGCCCAGCAGCAGAAACCGACCATCCAGCTGAAGACGGATTTCAGTAATTTTAGCTTCGCCTAG